Proteins from a genomic interval of Caldicellulosiruptor diazotrophicus:
- a CDS encoding DUF6364 family protein has product MRKYQNITLSLPKELIQKIKHIAVERNTSISALLTSLLEELVNREESYQKIYLQHLKLLEEGFDLGTGGTITWRREDLYERK; this is encoded by the coding sequence ATGCGTAAATATCAGAACATTACTTTGTCTCTTCCTAAGGAACTAATTCAAAAGATAAAACATATTGCTGTTGAAAGAAATACATCTATTTCTGCGCTGCTCACAAGCTTGTTAGAAGAACTTGTAAATAGAGAAGAGTCATATCAGAAAATCTATTTACAACATCTTAAACTTTTAGAAGAAGGATTTGACCTTGGAACAGGTGGAACAATCACGTGGAGGAGAGAAGATTTATATGAAAGAAAGTAA
- a CDS encoding PIN domain-containing protein translates to MKESNYQFVDTNILVYAYDKSACEKHVVAKQIVEKLWKERNGALSTQVLQEFFVVITKKVKNPLSFDSAFQIISDLSLWKVATIEVKDILEAIKISQRYKISFWDALILCSAINLGCSVVWSEDLNSGQYFGKIKVVNPFLFSPLDI, encoded by the coding sequence ATGAAAGAAAGTAACTATCAATTTGTTGACACAAATATTTTGGTCTATGCTTATGATAAATCTGCATGTGAAAAGCACGTAGTAGCTAAACAAATTGTGGAGAAACTTTGGAAAGAAAGAAATGGTGCCTTGAGCACTCAAGTTCTTCAAGAATTTTTTGTTGTTATTACAAAAAAGGTTAAAAATCCTTTAAGTTTTGACAGCGCTTTTCAAATCATATCAGACTTAAGTTTATGGAAGGTAGCTACAATTGAAGTAAAAGATATTTTAGAAGCTATCAAGATCTCACAAAGATATAAAATATCTTTTTGGGATGCTTTAATACTTTGCAGCGCTATAAATTTGGGATGTTCAGTAGTATGGAGTGAAGATTTAAATTCTGGTCAGTATTTTGGGAAAATAAAAGTAGTAAATCCTTTTTTGTTTTCACCTCTTGACATATAA
- a CDS encoding LysM peptidoglycan-binding domain-containing protein has product MRTKVVIRNKFRFGIALFLLMIFVIMVLMISIGEGKGIDKEKNINWIFVKVKEGDSLWTISKDFVDDSVDIRDYISFIRKVNKLEKAMVYPGQVLKFVDVKTYKLLCER; this is encoded by the coding sequence ATGAGAACAAAGGTTGTTATAAGAAATAAGTTTCGTTTTGGTATTGCACTGTTTCTTTTAATGATATTTGTTATAATGGTTTTAATGATTTCGATTGGAGAAGGGAAGGGAATTGATAAAGAAAAGAATATAAATTGGATATTTGTGAAGGTAAAAGAGGGAGATTCGCTGTGGACAATTTCAAAGGATTTTGTTGATGATAGCGTAGACATTCGCGATTATATCTCTTTTATACGAAAAGTAAATAAATTGGAAAAAGCAATGGTGTATCCTGGGCAAGTATTAAAATTTGTGGATGTGAAGACATACAAACTTTTGTGTGAAAGATAA
- a CDS encoding tyrosine recombinase XerC: MDFSGVPPFVVDFLNYMITIKNKSPNTIKEYYYDLRTFLRYLKAKDLNILSQIEKIDDLENIDVSSFEIEKLKTLTLSNLYEYFSFLATRFNNGPHARARKVASIRSFFKYLYSKAKLISDNPAKDLESPKLGKRNPRYLTLEESKKLLSTIDGENKERDFAIITLFLNCGLRLSELVNINLSDIKEDMLRIVGKGNKERIIYLNKACREAIENYLKVRPTEGVRDKDALFLSERKKRISRRTVQYIVEKYVKMAGINQKRISAHKLRHTAATLMYRHGKVDIRSLQTILGHQSISTTEIYTHVNDDDIKKAFEKNPLSGENQDTQQSS, encoded by the coding sequence ATGGATTTCTCGGGTGTCCCACCTTTTGTAGTCGATTTTTTAAACTATATGATTACAATCAAAAACAAATCACCAAATACAATTAAAGAATATTACTATGACTTGAGAACTTTTCTAAGATATCTAAAAGCAAAAGATTTGAATATTTTAAGCCAAATCGAAAAGATTGATGATCTTGAAAATATCGATGTAAGCAGCTTTGAAATTGAAAAACTAAAAACCTTAACTCTTAGCAATCTATATGAATATTTTTCTTTCCTTGCAACACGCTTTAACAACGGTCCTCATGCAAGAGCCCGAAAAGTTGCCTCAATTAGAAGCTTTTTTAAATACCTTTACAGCAAAGCCAAACTCATTTCTGATAACCCCGCAAAAGATTTAGAATCGCCAAAACTTGGTAAAAGAAATCCAAGATATCTTACACTTGAGGAAAGCAAAAAGCTACTTTCTACAATTGACGGTGAAAATAAAGAAAGGGATTTTGCAATAATTACCCTTTTTCTAAACTGTGGTCTTAGACTTTCAGAACTTGTAAATATAAACCTTTCAGATATAAAAGAAGATATGCTAAGAATTGTTGGTAAAGGAAACAAAGAAAGAATAATATATTTAAATAAAGCATGTAGAGAAGCTATCGAAAATTATTTAAAAGTTCGCCCTACAGAAGGTGTAAGGGACAAAGATGCCCTTTTCTTGAGTGAGAGAAAGAAAAGAATTAGCAGAAGAACTGTTCAATACATTGTTGAAAAGTATGTGAAAATGGCAGGTATAAATCAGAAAAGGATTTCTGCCCACAAGCTTCGTCACACGGCAGCAACACTTATGTACAGGCACGGCAAAGTTGATATAAGGTCTCTTCAGACTATCTTGGGTCATCAAAGTATCTCCACAACAGAGATTTATACTCATGTAAATGACGATGACATCAAAAAAGCCTTTGAAAAAAACCCCCTCTCAGGAGAAAACCAAGATACTCAACAAAGCTCCTGA
- a CDS encoding pyruvate kinase alpha/beta domain-containing protein, translated as MYFKSAGPHNTLKTVELAIKTANERNINHIVVASCSGSTAKLLKDCGKNVVVVTHVNGFSEPGKMEISQETIEELKAIGFKVYTGTHVLSGAERGISRKFGGIYPVEIMAHTLRMLGQGVKVAVEISVMALDAGLIPYGEDIIAIGGTSEGADTAVIIRPSHAASIFETKIKEIICKPYEF; from the coding sequence ATGTACTTTAAGTCTGCAGGACCTCATAATACTCTAAAGACAGTAGAGCTTGCGATAAAAACTGCTAACGAAAGAAATATTAACCATATTGTAGTGGCTTCGTGTAGCGGAAGTACAGCTAAACTTCTAAAAGATTGTGGGAAAAATGTTGTCGTTGTAACACACGTAAATGGTTTTTCTGAACCTGGAAAAATGGAAATAAGCCAGGAAACTATTGAAGAGCTTAAAGCAATAGGATTTAAGGTCTATACGGGCACACATGTTTTGTCAGGTGCTGAAAGAGGAATATCGAGAAAGTTTGGTGGAATATATCCAGTTGAAATCATGGCACATACACTTAGAATGCTCGGACAAGGCGTAAAGGTTGCAGTAGAGATTTCTGTTATGGCCTTAGATGCAGGACTGATACCATATGGTGAAGATATAATTGCGATTGGCGGAACATCTGAAGGTGCAGACACTGCTGTAATTATAAGACCTTCACATGCAGCTTCTATATTTGAAACAAAGATTAAAGAAATAATTTGCAAACCTTATGAATTTTAA
- a CDS encoding ABC transporter substrate-binding protein, whose protein sequence is MKRVVSLIVLLTFLLSIFAVSFASSKNVIKIGVDLELSQAVAQYGQKELEGIKLAIDEINQKGGISGKKIELVVIDNKSDKTEAQNVATKLAVRENVLAILGPATSGATKSAAVAATKHKVPIISPSATDDTVTVDEKTGKTKTYVFRTCFNDSFQGNVMANFALKTLKAKKAAIIYDATSDYSKGLFKNFKNTFVKNGGKVIAQEAFGKGEQDFSSIITKIRDKKPDVLFAPVYYDEAGLIIKQARELGMNIPILGADGFDDPKVVEKAGKNNANNVFFSAHYSSQDTDAKVQEFIKKFKAKYKQEPNAFAALGYDLGYFIADALKRANLKFDSLAKDRERLRIAIENTKNFVGVTGIININKYHNAEKSAVIIELKNGVQKFKQKLNP, encoded by the coding sequence GTGAAGAGAGTTGTTTCGCTTATCGTCTTGTTAACATTTTTGCTTTCAATATTCGCTGTATCATTTGCGTCTTCTAAAAATGTTATTAAGATAGGTGTAGATTTAGAACTTTCACAGGCAGTTGCTCAATATGGACAAAAAGAACTCGAAGGTATAAAGCTTGCAATTGATGAAATTAATCAAAAAGGCGGCATTTCTGGAAAGAAGATTGAGCTTGTAGTTATTGACAACAAATCTGACAAAACCGAAGCTCAAAATGTTGCAACGAAACTTGCTGTGAGAGAGAATGTGCTTGCTATTTTAGGACCAGCAACTTCAGGTGCCACAAAGTCAGCTGCAGTGGCTGCAACAAAGCATAAAGTTCCAATAATTTCACCTTCAGCAACTGATGATACTGTCACAGTTGATGAGAAAACTGGTAAAACAAAGACATATGTTTTCAGAACGTGTTTTAACGACTCATTCCAAGGAAATGTAATGGCTAACTTTGCATTGAAAACTTTAAAAGCTAAAAAAGCAGCTATAATTTATGATGCAACATCGGATTATAGCAAAGGGTTATTTAAGAACTTCAAAAATACATTTGTGAAAAATGGAGGAAAAGTTATTGCTCAAGAGGCATTTGGCAAGGGTGAACAAGATTTTAGTAGTATAATTACAAAAATAAGAGACAAAAAACCAGATGTATTGTTTGCTCCTGTTTATTACGATGAAGCAGGTCTTATCATAAAACAGGCTCGTGAACTTGGAATGAATATTCCTATACTTGGTGCAGATGGTTTTGATGATCCAAAAGTTGTTGAAAAGGCTGGCAAAAATAATGCTAACAACGTGTTTTTCTCTGCTCATTATTCTTCTCAAGATACAGATGCAAAGGTTCAAGAGTTTATAAAGAAGTTTAAGGCAAAATACAAGCAAGAACCAAATGCATTCGCTGCTCTTGGTTATGATCTTGGATATTTCATTGCAGATGCTCTCAAAAGGGCTAATTTGAAGTTTGACAGTTTAGCAAAGGATAGAGAAAGATTGAGAATAGCGATTGAAAATACAAAGAACTTTGTTGGTGTCACAGGAATTATTAACATAAATAAATATCACAATGCTGAAAAATCTGCTGTTATTATTGAGCTAAAGAATGGTGTTCAGAAATTTAAACAAAAACTCAATCCATAA
- a CDS encoding branched-chain amino acid ABC transporter permease, giving the protein MSTFIQQLINGITLGSVYALISLGYTMVYGIIKLINFAHGDIFMVGAYIAYLSVTYLKLGLIPSLIVSMGFCSILGMLIEKFAYKPLRNSPRISALITAIGVSLLLENLMQIIMGADSRVFPRLVAEKNYHLFQGRIVVNNKQIYLLIITVLLMIILNFVVKKTKIGKAMRAVSQDMDAARLMGINVDTTISYTFAIGSALAAAAGVLVGLYYNTINPLMGVLPGLKAFIAAVFGGIGIIPGAMLGGFSLGIIETLVSGYGSSMYKDAVAFALLILILIIKPSGLLGKNIKEKV; this is encoded by the coding sequence TTGTCCACTTTTATCCAACAATTAATAAATGGTATAACATTGGGAAGTGTCTACGCTCTTATAAGCCTTGGTTATACAATGGTTTATGGAATAATTAAGCTTATAAATTTTGCCCATGGTGACATTTTTATGGTTGGCGCATATATTGCGTATCTGAGTGTTACATATTTGAAACTGGGTTTAATACCTTCTTTGATTGTTTCTATGGGGTTCTGTAGTATTTTAGGAATGCTTATTGAGAAATTTGCCTACAAGCCTTTGAGAAATTCACCAAGAATTTCAGCATTAATAACAGCAATTGGCGTTTCGCTACTTTTAGAGAATTTGATGCAAATTATAATGGGAGCTGATTCAAGAGTTTTTCCAAGACTTGTTGCTGAAAAAAATTATCATCTGTTCCAAGGTAGAATAGTGGTAAACAACAAACAGATATACCTTCTAATTATTACAGTACTTTTGATGATAATTCTAAACTTCGTTGTTAAAAAGACAAAAATAGGAAAAGCAATGAGAGCGGTATCTCAAGATATGGATGCAGCAAGATTGATGGGTATAAACGTTGACACTACAATTTCATATACATTTGCAATAGGCTCTGCTCTTGCTGCAGCAGCTGGTGTTTTAGTAGGACTTTACTATAACACTATAAACCCTCTTATGGGTGTTTTGCCTGGACTCAAAGCTTTTATAGCCGCTGTGTTTGGTGGAATTGGTATCATTCCTGGTGCAATGCTCGGTGGATTTTCCCTTGGTATTATTGAAACTCTTGTAAGTGGATACGGCAGTTCTATGTACAAAGATGCAGTTGCATTCGCCCTTTTGATATTGATTTTGATTATAAAACCTTCAGGCCTACTTGGAAAAAATATAAAAGAGAAGGTGTAG
- a CDS encoding branched-chain amino acid ABC transporter permease, with protein MKKRLLVYSAFIIVLYLIITLLMKIGIIDDYIKLNLFLIMLNIILAVSLNLINGITGQFSLGHAGFMAIGAYTTAVLTTLEKPVPFYLTVLIGGLFAMICGLIIGLPVLRLRGDYLAIATLGFGEIIRVIIQNIDYLGGASGISDIPQGIDWTGYFVITVLSVVVILNIINSSFGRAMIAIREDEIAAEAMGINTTLYKVLAFMIGAFFAGVAGSIYSGSFGFIQPDMFNFFKSIDILVIVVLGGLGSISGSIISAIVLTIISALLQDYPAVRMVLYSLILIIIMLFRPQGLMGTKEIRLSKLIPIGGEKNA; from the coding sequence ATGAAAAAGAGACTTCTGGTATATTCTGCATTTATAATTGTTTTGTATTTAATAATAACGCTTTTAATGAAGATTGGCATTATAGATGATTATATCAAACTAAACCTCTTTTTGATAATGTTGAATATTATTTTAGCCGTTAGTTTAAATTTAATAAATGGTATCACTGGTCAGTTTTCCCTTGGACACGCAGGATTTATGGCAATTGGAGCATATACAACTGCAGTTTTAACCACTCTTGAAAAACCGGTGCCTTTTTATCTTACCGTTTTAATTGGTGGGTTATTTGCAATGATATGTGGTCTTATTATTGGCCTTCCAGTACTGAGGTTGAGGGGTGACTATCTTGCAATTGCTACACTTGGTTTTGGAGAGATTATAAGAGTAATAATACAAAATATAGATTACTTGGGTGGCGCAAGTGGAATAAGTGATATACCACAAGGAATTGACTGGACCGGATATTTTGTCATTACAGTCTTAAGTGTAGTGGTTATATTAAATATTATCAACTCGTCGTTTGGCAGAGCCATGATTGCCATCAGAGAAGATGAGATAGCTGCAGAAGCTATGGGAATCAACACAACTTTATATAAAGTTCTGGCATTTATGATAGGTGCCTTTTTTGCAGGTGTTGCAGGCTCAATTTATTCCGGTTCTTTTGGATTTATACAGCCAGATATGTTCAACTTCTTTAAATCAATTGACATATTAGTGATAGTTGTTTTGGGTGGACTTGGAAGCATATCAGGTTCAATTATCTCTGCTATAGTTTTAACAATAATTTCAGCTTTGTTACAAGATTATCCTGCAGTGAGAATGGTTTTATATTCTCTTATTTTGATAATAATTATGTTATTTAGGCCTCAAGGGCTTATGGGGACAAAAGAAATAAGACTTTCAAAGCTTATACCAATTGGTGGTGAGAAAAATGCTTAA
- a CDS encoding ABC transporter ATP-binding protein, which translates to MLKIKNVTVNFGGIVALNNVNIDIEKGAIIGLIGPNGAGKTTVFNVISGIYNPNTGRIEFSNYDITYKKTYQVSALGISRTFQNIRLFKELSVIDNVKISFHKNISYNLFDAIFRTSKFLKEEEQNHKKAEELLKIFGLYEKRFELAKNLPYGEQRKLEIVRALATSPKLLLLDEPAAGMNPQETQELKNLIKFIKEKFDLTILLIEHDMSVVMDICEKIYVLDYGEVIAVGTPIEVKNNPRVIEAYLGEGDLEFA; encoded by the coding sequence ATGCTTAAGATAAAAAATGTGACAGTCAATTTTGGAGGAATTGTAGCGCTGAACAATGTCAATATTGATATTGAAAAAGGTGCAATAATCGGGCTTATTGGTCCCAATGGTGCTGGGAAAACCACAGTGTTTAATGTGATTTCAGGTATATATAATCCTAATACTGGCAGGATAGAATTTTCAAACTACGATATAACTTATAAAAAGACATACCAGGTTTCTGCGCTGGGGATTTCAAGGACTTTTCAGAACATAAGATTGTTTAAGGAACTCAGTGTAATTGACAATGTGAAAATTTCTTTTCATAAGAACATTAGTTATAACCTTTTCGATGCAATTTTCAGAACCTCAAAGTTTTTGAAAGAAGAAGAACAAAATCATAAAAAAGCTGAAGAACTTCTAAAAATCTTTGGACTTTATGAAAAAAGATTTGAACTTGCTAAAAATCTGCCCTATGGTGAACAAAGGAAGCTTGAAATTGTTCGTGCACTTGCAACATCACCAAAACTCCTTTTATTAGACGAACCAGCAGCCGGAATGAATCCTCAAGAAACACAGGAGCTAAAGAATCTTATTAAATTTATAAAAGAGAAGTTTGATTTGACTATACTTTTAATTGAACATGACATGTCGGTTGTAATGGACATATGTGAGAAAATCTATGTTCTTGACTATGGAGAAGTTATAGCTGTCGGAACTCCTATTGAGGTCAAGAACAACCCTCGTGTGATAGAAGCCTACCTTGGAGAGGGGGATTTAGAGTTTGCTTAA
- a CDS encoding ABC transporter ATP-binding protein, producing MLKVNGIDVYYGAIQALFSVSLDVQKGEIVTLIGANGAGKSTLLKTISGLIRPRTGSIYFEDIDITKKSSMEIVKLGISHVPEGRRVFPEMTVLENLELGAYLRKDKQGIKEDLKKVFERFPRLYERKNQLAGTLSGGEQQMLAIGRALMSRPKLLLLDEPSMGLAPILVTEIFKIIKEINSQGTTILLIEQNAHMALSIADRAYVIETGKIVLSGDAKEIAANPEVKKAYLGG from the coding sequence TTGCTTAAGGTAAATGGAATAGATGTTTACTATGGAGCCATACAGGCCTTGTTTTCAGTATCATTAGATGTTCAAAAAGGTGAGATTGTTACGTTAATTGGTGCAAACGGTGCAGGAAAATCTACCCTGCTCAAAACAATCTCTGGTCTTATTAGGCCTCGTACAGGTTCAATCTATTTTGAAGATATTGATATAACAAAAAAGTCATCTATGGAAATAGTCAAGCTTGGTATTTCACACGTACCAGAAGGCAGACGTGTATTCCCAGAAATGACTGTTCTTGAAAACTTAGAGCTTGGCGCGTACTTGAGAAAAGACAAGCAAGGAATAAAAGAAGATTTGAAAAAGGTGTTTGAGAGATTTCCAAGGTTATATGAAAGAAAGAACCAATTAGCAGGTACTCTCTCCGGTGGAGAGCAGCAGATGCTTGCAATTGGAAGAGCTCTAATGTCAAGACCAAAGCTTCTGCTTCTTGACGAGCCTTCAATGGGCTTAGCACCTATACTTGTAACTGAGATTTTTAAGATAATAAAAGAAATAAACTCACAAGGTACAACTATACTTTTGATTGAACAAAATGCCCACATGGCACTTTCAATCGCAGACAGGGCGTATGTAATAGAGACAGGTAAAATTGTTTTATCTGGAGATGCAAAAGAGATTGCAGCAAATCCCGAGGTTAAAAAAGCTTATTTAGGTGGTTGA
- a CDS encoding zinc ribbon domain-containing protein: MRICPKCNELNGENRTECWKCGAILGPVDKYKKICLKCGRIYPQRAEICDECGGKLAVYSEDTNYKYSKTNNSVFWLYIVSILFPIIGIILGCIYIARREDNLGKSLIITSIVVILISIFISLLFVSCSPNF; the protein is encoded by the coding sequence TTGAGAATATGTCCAAAATGTAACGAGTTAAATGGTGAAAACAGAACAGAATGTTGGAAATGTGGAGCTATTTTAGGTCCAGTAGATAAGTACAAAAAAATTTGTCTGAAATGTGGGCGAATATACCCTCAGAGAGCAGAAATTTGCGATGAATGTGGAGGAAAACTGGCAGTATATAGTGAAGATACTAATTACAAATATAGTAAAACTAATAATAGTGTTTTTTGGTTATACATAGTTTCAATATTGTTTCCAATTATCGGTATTATATTGGGTTGCATCTATATAGCAAGAAGGGAAGATAATTTGGGAAAATCTTTGATTATAACAAGCATAGTCGTTATACTTATTTCAATCTTTATAAGTTTGCTCTTTGTCAGTTGTTCTCCTAACTTTTGA
- the pyrE gene encoding orotate phosphoribosyltransferase, translating to MNKEAYIQMFKDTDALLEGHFLLSSGKHSAKYLQCAKVLQYPNLAEMICRDLAQHFKDQQIDVVIGPALGAVTLSYELARQLNCRSIFAEREDGIMKLRRGFKIEEGEKVLVVEDVITTGGSVREIIEIVKEYSGEVVAVAGIVDRSGGKVDLGYPLKTLLTLEIETFEPEECPLCKEGIPIVKPGSRKK from the coding sequence ATGAATAAAGAAGCTTACATTCAAATGTTTAAAGACACAGATGCTCTTTTGGAAGGACATTTTCTTTTGTCCTCTGGAAAACACAGTGCAAAGTACCTTCAATGTGCAAAAGTATTGCAATACCCAAACTTAGCAGAAATGATCTGCAGGGACCTTGCACAACACTTTAAAGATCAACAAATTGACGTCGTTATAGGCCCTGCGTTGGGAGCAGTAACACTTTCATACGAACTTGCAAGACAGCTAAATTGCCGTTCTATCTTTGCAGAAAGAGAAGACGGAATAATGAAACTTAGAAGAGGATTTAAGATTGAAGAGGGAGAAAAAGTTTTGGTAGTTGAAGATGTCATAACAACAGGCGGGTCTGTAAGAGAGATAATTGAGATTGTAAAAGAATACAGTGGGGAAGTTGTAGCAGTTGCTGGCATTGTAGATAGAAGTGGCGGAAAGGTAGACCTTGGCTATCCTTTAAAAACCCTTCTTACACTGGAAATTGAAACTTTTGAGCCTGAAGAGTGTCCGCTTTGTAAAGAAGGTATACCTATTGTGAAGCCTGGAAGTAGGAAAAAATAA
- a CDS encoding histidine phosphatase family protein → MLKTVVYLIRHAEAEGNFIRRFHGITDSNVTEKGKLQAQKLAERLKNVHFDVIYSSPLKRAFYTASKIGEGRDIKIIVREDLIEINGGDWEDRCWDELPLLYPTEYEMWEKMPHKHCMPNGESMYELFLRAKSAFEDIVKSNVGKRICIVTHGTLIRALLTYIKGYEFERLNEILWQDNTAINIIEYKEGKYHLVVEGDWSHLGEELSTIAYQDWWQQFLKERGIEKQDITIIERRESYE, encoded by the coding sequence ATGTTAAAGACAGTTGTATATCTTATTCGCCATGCAGAGGCAGAGGGAAATTTTATAAGAAGGTTTCATGGTATTACAGATTCTAATGTAACAGAAAAAGGTAAATTGCAAGCTCAAAAACTTGCAGAAAGATTAAAAAATGTCCATTTTGATGTAATTTATTCAAGTCCTCTGAAAAGAGCCTTCTATACTGCAAGCAAAATAGGAGAGGGAAGAGATATAAAGATTATAGTAAGAGAAGATTTGATAGAGATAAACGGTGGAGATTGGGAAGACAGGTGCTGGGATGAACTTCCATTGCTTTATCCAACGGAGTATGAAATGTGGGAGAAAATGCCTCACAAGCACTGTATGCCAAATGGCGAAAGTATGTATGAACTTTTCTTGAGAGCAAAATCTGCTTTTGAGGACATTGTAAAGTCAAATGTTGGTAAGAGAATATGTATTGTAACCCACGGAACGTTAATCAGAGCTCTTCTGACCTATATAAAAGGATATGAATTTGAAAGACTCAATGAAATTTTATGGCAGGACAACACAGCTATAAATATAATTGAGTACAAAGAGGGAAAATATCACCTTGTTGTTGAGGGTGACTGGTCCCACCTTGGCGAGGAGCTTTCAACAATCGCTTACCAGGATTGGTGGCAACAGTTTTTAAAGGAAAGAGGAATTGAAAAACAAGATATTACTATTATTGAAAGGAGAGAGAGTTATGAATAA
- a CDS encoding dihydroorotate dehydrogenase translates to MNLEVEIAGIKLKNPVIAASGTFGFGREYSKLIDISEFGAICTKGITLKKRIGNPQPRLCEVYAGIINSVGLENPGVEAFVNEELPFLKGLDTKIIANINGFTKEEFVELTKILTSLVDMIEVNLSCPNVKEGGMVFGKDPKKVYEITKSVRNVASCPIIVKLTPNVTDITQLAVAAENAGADAISLINTVSAMAIDIETRKPLIKMVTGGLSGPAIKPIAVRMVYECFKKVRIPIIGMGGIMNYKDAIEFFIAGATAIQIGTVNFINPKAVCEIKEGIEAYLERKGFNSIKELVGNINI, encoded by the coding sequence ATGAATTTAGAAGTTGAAATAGCGGGGATAAAACTCAAAAACCCTGTTATTGCAGCATCAGGCACATTTGGTTTTGGTCGTGAATATTCAAAGTTAATTGACATAAGTGAATTTGGCGCTATCTGTACAAAGGGCATCACCTTAAAAAAGAGAATTGGCAATCCGCAGCCAAGACTTTGTGAAGTGTATGCAGGAATAATAAATTCTGTTGGTCTTGAGAATCCCGGAGTTGAAGCATTTGTAAATGAAGAGCTCCCTTTTTTAAAAGGCCTTGATACCAAAATCATTGCTAATATAAACGGTTTTACCAAAGAAGAGTTTGTTGAGCTTACAAAAATATTAACTTCACTTGTAGATATGATTGAAGTAAATTTATCTTGCCCGAACGTGAAAGAAGGCGGAATGGTCTTTGGTAAAGACCCAAAAAAAGTCTATGAGATAACAAAGTCTGTAAGGAATGTGGCAAGCTGTCCAATAATTGTTAAACTAACACCAAATGTCACAGATATAACCCAGTTGGCAGTAGCTGCAGAAAATGCAGGGGCTGATGCAATTTCGCTTATAAACACTGTATCTGCTATGGCAATTGACATTGAAACAAGAAAACCCCTGATAAAGATGGTAACAGGTGGACTTTCAGGTCCTGCTATAAAGCCAATTGCAGTTAGAATGGTTTATGAGTGTTTCAAGAAAGTTAGAATACCCATTATTGGCATGGGAGGAATTATGAATTACAAAGATGCCATTGAGTTTTTTATTGCTGGAGCAACTGCCATTCAGATAGGTACTGTAAATTTTATAAATCCTAAAGCTGTTTGTGAAATAAAAGAGGGAATTGAGGCTTATCTTGAAAGAAAGGGTTTTAATTCCATAAAAGAGCTTGTAGGTAACATAAATATCTGA